cacttGAACATATGAGCGTATTAAAACATGGATCTGTGTACAGAGAAGATTCTTAGAAccaaacaggaacatgttgCTCGTTAGAGATACGTCATCAGTATTATTTCACATATCAAACTGTCTGAGAAACTCTGAATTTTTTAAACTGATTGACTGATCAAAAGCCAAGTTTGATTTCTCCTCCACCGTTTTACATCCTGTACATCTTTAAGATTAAAGAGCTGCATCTCAGGATCACAGCTCCCTACACGctcctgtgtctgtgctgctgctgctgctgctgctgctgctgtccctTAATGCAGTGTTTGATCTACGTGCACATATGGTCGCGGCCGTCCCCGTGTGCTTTAATGAGTTTGAAACCTGTTCCTGCGTTCATGTATCTGCATATGAATCATGTACGTGTCTGAATCATCATCATACATAGGCGTCGTTGAAGGAAATTTACatcatcaagtgttttttaatgtgcaatGTTTCAACCCGGGTGGTTCTCATGTCAAATGTACCGTGAAAGCTGAGTTCAAGAAgctaatgttttcattgttgtttgtgGATTACTGAACCAATGTCCATGAACTTTAGTGGAGCTTATAACTCCCCCTGCAACTCTCCTTCATTccataaattaaatattcaaaagtCCTCATTTTTTGTCTGGGATCTATGGACATCCCCAAATTGTGCCTGATGGTTGGGATAGAGAAACCTCTGTGTATAGAAGGACGTATGAATATGAAAGTGAGAATGGGACTTTCACTGTTAAGCCCAGTGAATGGTTGATACTTGAAAAGCATCATATAAACACCGTCCATTTAAGTTCTAACATCTAAAGCTTTCCTGCTGAAACCTTACGAGCTTTAATAAAACGATGCATTAAGTCACAAACACTGTTCCTTTAACACATGTCCAACCTTTTCTCTTATTTCAGTACCGTTCCAGTGACAATTATGGGATTTATCACACGAGCCCAACACAGCCGAACCTGATCCGCCCCGTCGTGCTCTGGTCACAGCAAGACGTTTGCAAATGGCTGAAGAAGCACTGTCCTCACAACTACCTGACCTACGTGGAGGCCTTCTCCCACCACGCCATCACAGGTCACACGGCTAAGATATCCTACAAGAACACACAAAGGGACAAGGAGGGAGAATTACTAATGTAAACCCTCTGCTTTCACCCCCCCACAGGCCGCGCGTTGTTGCGTCTGAACGgggagaagctggagaggatGGGTTTAGTTCAGGAGACGCTTCGACAGGAGCTGCTGCaacaggtgctgcagcttcaggtgcaggaggagggacgcaacctgcagctgctcagcagAGGTGAGCGTGTGTGTTCACATTTTCTACCACTCTATTCACAAACCTTTCCTTTTGAGGTATAGTTCAGCGTTTTTGGGAAATATATCCACTATCAGGTCTGTACAGTGGATATAGAGCTTCAGGCTGCAAACAGCTTGTCTGGCTCTGGTTCGATCTTTTTGTTTAACTTGTAGAAAAGTGTAAAATCACAGTCGGGTGGttatatgttggattatttctcAGCTGGGATTCGTAACTTCCCTGGTGTCCGCTGTAACTGAGCAGAGCCAAACTTCTTTCAGCTCATAACCTCCGTCTATTCCTGCAGAAAACCTGAACTGAAAACTGGAGTTGGTGATGAACAAATTTAGAAGAGAGTGATGGTGACTTTTCAGGATATAGATGTAACCAAGTTTCATCGAGCTGTAGTTTTCTCTAGAGAAGTTCCAATCCAAGTTTTACCTTCCTCATCCCGATTTTGCGTATTGGCCGATACCGAGTACCGATCCGACGCCAGTGCATTTGCGTCTGGAAACTTTTATAACCTATTTTAACAGCTGAACGCTCCTATACCTGTAAAGTGATGATTACTATCATTGTTGTATGGTTCAGGTTGAACCCTGTgaagaacacaaagacaaacacgtCAGTCTTGTATGTGGTCACATCAACATTTAACCTGTGGGACATTCCGAGGGTGAAATGCTTGACATTGCTGACGCTTCTTCTCGGCCGCTCTGAAAAAACGTTTACTTGCCGGTGGCAGTTTCggtgcagctgctgtttttaagCGAGCAAGATGAAGTAAAttcttgaaaaagaaaattgcagtttcatctgggtgaaactaatattCTTAAAAGAGGTTGGAATTGGATCAGTACACAGATTTGCATACTCTGCGATGTCCGACCCTGCTTCGCCCGCAGTATCTGACGCATTTTCAACGCTGGTATCGGAAcatttctagttttttttcttgcccaCAAAGCTGACATCAAGGTTTCAGTCTCGTACAGAAGCTGCTCTAATTAATGATGATTTATCTGAGCATGCACCGAGTCACCCACAGGagcatgtttcatgttttcagaaagacagaaatgaagttAAATCTTGACTTCAGCTCCAGTctgttaattagtgagcttcAGAGGAGATGATACTAAACCAGCAGGACAGATTTACAGTAGGAGAACTTGTGCtgaactgctttttttttattaatgttttctctctcatgcAGGTTCCTTTGGAAAGATATCATAGTCTGACGGCTGGACGGAGGGGACGCTGTGGATTTACTGGATatatggaaacaaaaaaactcaactGTGAATCACACTCGAGTGACATCCTGACTTTTATATGAAACGGAAGTCGGAGGCTTTTCATTCACCGTGTGCACGACGAGCAGACGTCATCCTCATGGACGGACTGggagctgtggaggaaaaaagCACCATGACAATCTGTTTCGTCAATTTATCTCTCTTCTCTGTGGTTGAATACAGTGActaatcctctctctctctctctctctctctctctctctctctctctctctctctctctctctctctctgtgtctctctctcgctctctctctccttgaaacttttttaaatgtcagaaaaaaggacaaataaataaataaaaacatcaatgcctttatttttattggttttattttggcaAATTCTCTCTCAGAGGTCAGAAATGTGTGGAAtatatggaagcccatttctgCCACTTTAAAATTCTGTAAGTAGGGTTAGGGGGtaggctaaccctaacccctaaccctataatgacaaactttaaaacttaaaaaatgtataatgaaTTTAAAACGAAGGACTACCCAACTCAAAACAATGACGTAGTAACTCAAAATAATGACCTCATATCTTGAAATGACAGAAGCTGcttttgatgatgtttctaacacacaacaaaggcaaaaagaaacaaaggatACAAATCTCAGTGGTGAgatacacgtagaagacacagatgaagatgtcaaaagagCTTCTGACGATAAATCTGTGTTCTTTATGTTCTTTAATcaaaaaacacgtgatctctgcagcggggACGATTCTGTACgtcctgctgctccagctctcttgttgtgaacgtgtccgagccgagaatctcctgctgcgatGTTCACGTGTTAAAGGCAAAGGAGTTCATACATctttctcaaaataatgactttttaATCTCTATTTGATTTACTGTCGCAGTTATGACTCTAATCTCATCATTTTGATTTGCTATCTCATAATTAGGACATTTTAATCTCACAATTTTGATTTACAGTCTCATAATAACAAACTTTTTAGTCTCTTAATTTGATTTGCTATCGTAATTATGACTTCTTAATCTCATAATTCAGATTTTCTATTTTATAATTATCAGCTTTTAACGTCATAATTTGATTTTACATCATAATTACGATTTTTTAATCTCATACTTTTAATTCACTATCACGTTTATTCCTCCTCAATCTCTTAATCTGATTTACTATCATAAATCTGACTTTTTAAACTCATCATTTTGATTTTGCATCcatcagtttttttccctctcactgGCGGAAATGAGCTTCCACAGTTTCCCCCTTCACAGAGGCGGTGGGGACACGTGATGTTTgaactacattacccacaatccctCCGCTCCGGTAACCAGGAATCGTCCATGGCTCTGACCGGCAGATGCCGGCTCCGAGGTCGCGGGATCCCCATGGAAACGGAGTTCGGGAGAATAATGTCGTCCCGCTCGGACAGGTTTGATGCTGGGGATGATTGTAACATGTGTTTGGGTTCGATTCCCTGTAGAGATCCTTTCTATTGACTCCGCGGCAGCAGCGTGTTGATGCTGTGCCGCTGACACACCGAGTCCTGTCAGCTGCAAACACTGAGTCCATGTGACAGGTCTCTTCTCTAAtattaataactataataataatgataataataatgataacaatagCATGAGGCGTAAAGTCGGTGTGTTTCATGTTGGGACTGGACGGCGGATGCAGATTCATCCATGCGTCAAACCGCGCAGGTCCAAGGAAGCAGCTGATGTTGTTGCGTCACGCGAACGAGAAACCACGAGATTATCcaaatcaaattcaaacaatgtgaaataaaaacaccaatatttacagttttcaaTCTGTTAAGATACATCTTATTCTTTATACAGTAACTATATAGAATAATTCAAAGTAGCctaaaatgtgtaaaagttGTATTTTCGACCCTTAAATTTCTGTTAAATATGATGACTCATCCATCCTCCTTTTATTCATGTTCAGTTGTGATAGAAGTATATTTATGTGCTTAAGTGTGTaatattcaagtaaaagtaacaCTATAGAATATTCCATTATATGTACTCAGTGTTAtatatctaatatatatatatttatatgcaatAATTAAATGTTGTAGTTTGGGACTTATTGGAtcaatgaatatataaaaatgctTCATGGCTTTTGTCTGTATTATTCATTTCTACAAAGTAACTACAGTTTTAGTAAATGTCGTTAATATTCCTCTGTGAGATGTGTAGTAGAAGTTTAAAGAAGCAGGAAATGGAGATACTAAAGTACAAGTACTTCAAAACCATTCTTAAATCCAGTACTTAGTTAGCAAACAGGACTATTGTACTCAAGCACTTCTTAAAGTACTTCTACTCCACTAGATTAATATTTTACGTCACACATATGATGCATTGTTATAGATTAAGCTCGAGCTACAACGAATGATTATTTTCAATActgattatttaaaatgtcagaaaatgatgACAAATGCCAAATTTCAGTATCTGAGCAAATGTTTAAACTCAAATATCTTcagtttacaataaaataactCAAAGCAGCAAACTGTCTCATTTGAGAATCAGgtcatgtttgttattttaccTTGAAAAATACTACTTGAGTAAGGTTTTCCATTCAGGACCTTTATTTATAACGGAGCAGTTTTAGAaaaggagaagctgctgtttttatcTTAAGTAAAAAACCTCAGTGCTTCTTCTTGTCTGTCGTTGTTTGTCTGTACTTTATGAAAAGTTACATCTGCTGCAGGTTTGTCCTGAAACACTCTGACACTCGGAGTTTAAAGTGAGGATTTAAGGATGCAGAGTTTTGTATATTCTACAGATTGTAAAGCTATTTCAAgcctgtataaataaatatggctTCAATTGGCTTAGACTTGTACAACAGTAATTAgtgttaaaaactgaaatttcaCTCGGCTCAAACAAGAACACGTCTCTGATTCGTCCTCTTCAGAGCTTTAAAGTGATTATTGAGTAAAGAATTAGTCTTTGTCCAATTTCAACTGTATTTTTAATACTAttcaaatatgatttaataaGGATTAAAAGTTTAGGTTATTTTTTCAAGCAACAATATCAAATGTTAATGTCAATCACCAAATGATTCCAGCTTCTCTGATgtgatgcttttgtttttcatgtcgTTCTAAACTGAATAACAAGGAAAAAAGTAGACAAGCGACATTTTCCACAGTTTTCTCGGCTCCGTCACCTGTTTAACTAagaacacagtgtgtgtgtgtgtgtgtgtgtgtgtgtgtgtgtgtgtgtgtgtgtgtgtgtgtgtgtgtgtgtgtgtgtgtgtgtgtgtgtgtgtgtgtgtgtgtgtgtgtgtgtgtgtgtgtgtgtgtgtgtggctgaagACTTCCATCCTCTTTCTGATTACAGGAGCATCTATTAATACCAGCCAAGCAGCTCTTTGCTGTCAGTGTTGCAGTGATCCTCTTAGTGtttgtcccacacacacacatgaacacacacagggagacagaggtAGACGGGCAGAAGAGGAGGACGcgtggagaggagagaagaagtcAGATTTGTTTCGATTGTTTGGCCTCCGCAGAGAGTTTAGGCAGAAGCAGCTGTAATTTGCACACGTGCGCCGCTTTCGCTCGGTGTTATTACTGAGGGCTGTTGTTTGGGGCGAGGTTGCCACGGTGACAGGCGAGCTGGACGGTAGGAGGTTGTCGTCCGAAGCAGACATGACTCTGCTGGACGGCACAGGAGCCAGGATCTCTGGCTGCTGGTCGCTGAGGTCAGACTGCAGGTAGGATCggactgtttgtgttgttgttgttgttctctctcagtgcacagtgcacacacagacacacacactgtggatgtgcgcgtgtgtgtgtgtgcgcgtgtttgcCCTAAATAGTCTCTAAACAGGGTTTGCATAGAGGTCAGAGGAAGTGCAGGATGTGGGTTATGCTTGCAGGGATTTGTGCAGTGTTGTATTTGTACAACACTGCCTCAGAGGTTTTCTCTGTAGTGTGTCATCACTGAACAAACATTTTGAGactgcaaaatgcaaaacagtcatcagccccccccccccctccctccctccctccctccctcccatttACGGTTTGTCTGGTTTTGTGTGCGTATTTGTAGTCGTCGTGTATCGTGTGAACGAGCAGAGTTACTAATTACAGCCGGCGGGAGCAGAGTCCCTGAATGTGTCTCCAGAGGGTGTGACGCAAAAAGCTGAGCTGACTTTTATATCTTCTGTAGTAAACAGTGGTGTGAGTCAGATCTTAATTACAGTCATCAACACTGTGATGAGCAGGTCCGAGAATTAAACAGCAGCTTCGACTCTGtgaaggaaacaggaagaagatgaaCAAGTATGacagcacatttacattttcatgtgttATCAGGGAAATGTTTGAGTCATAAAAGTATGAAATAcagagaaatattatatatatacacacacacatacacataagtATTCATGCATTAATGTTGAGGCAGAAACCATGAAATATTTGCCAtaaacacaatcaatcaatcaatcagctATTAAAACAGTTTCTGATAAATCTATTGATAATTGACTTAAAATGGTTTTAT
The sequence above is drawn from the Hippoglossus hippoglossus isolate fHipHip1 chromosome 7, fHipHip1.pri, whole genome shotgun sequence genome and encodes:
- the samd10a gene encoding sterile alpha motif domain-containing protein 10a isoform X2 is translated as MAVDAASSFSFCRPAVEYRALSEDFKHQLSRRTGGNLTWHEGRGQKTAGGRTVKLLQQPGTEALQYRSSDNYGIYHTSPTQPNLIRPVVLWSQQDVCKWLKKHCPHNYLTYVEAFSHHAITGRALLRLNGEKLERMGLVQETLRQELLQQVLQLQVQEEGRNLQLLSRGSFGKIS
- the samd10a gene encoding sterile alpha motif domain-containing protein 10a isoform X1, producing the protein MAVDAASSFSFCRPAVEYRALSEDFKHQLSRRTGGNLTWHEGRGQKTAGGRTVKLLQQPGTEALQYRSSDNYGIYHTSPTQPNLIRPVVLWSQQDVCKWLKKHCPHNYLTYVEAFSHHAITGRALLRLNGEKLERMGLVQETLRQELLQQVLQLQVQEEGRNLQLLSRAGSFGKIS